One window of Robiginitalea biformata HTCC2501 genomic DNA carries:
- a CDS encoding phosphatase PAP2 family protein has protein sequence MLERILKWDQETFIYLNGLGIERYDAFWSGVTDIDTWIPLFVLFFLLILKKFPLRQALLMCGITVLLVLWIVWFTDFTKEYVARLRPNNNEEINTLIRILRSPTNFSFFSGHAASSFSVTTLIVLFLRSQYRWVYLFYIWPLLFAFSRIYVGVHYPVDILVGAGVGFLTGWGFYLIYRLTAPYIPSGRPVSGA, from the coding sequence ATGCTGGAACGCATCCTCAAGTGGGACCAGGAAACGTTTATCTACCTGAACGGCCTCGGGATTGAACGCTATGACGCTTTTTGGTCCGGGGTGACGGATATCGATACCTGGATTCCCCTGTTCGTGCTTTTCTTCCTGCTCATCCTCAAGAAATTCCCCCTGCGGCAGGCCCTGCTTATGTGCGGGATTACCGTATTGCTCGTGTTGTGGATTGTCTGGTTCACGGATTTCACCAAGGAGTACGTGGCCCGGCTACGCCCGAACAACAATGAGGAAATCAACACGCTTATCCGGATACTCAGGAGCCCAACCAATTTCAGCTTTTTTTCCGGCCACGCCGCCAGTTCCTTCTCCGTCACCACGCTGATAGTATTGTTCCTCCGCAGCCAATACCGGTGGGTTTACTTATTTTACATCTGGCCACTCTTGTTTGCCTTCAGCCGGATCTATGTGGGGGTCCACTACCCGGTGGATATCCTGGTGGGTGCCGGCGTCGGTTTCCTGACGGGGTGGGGCTTTTACCTGATCTACCGCCTTACCGCACCATACATCCCGTCAGGCCGTCCCGTATCGGGAGCATGA
- a CDS encoding O-methyltransferase, translated as MHFLSRELEAYIAASSEPEPELLAELTRETHLKVLRPRMITGHHQGRVLSLFSRLMRPQRILEIGTYTGYSALCLAEGLPKGGQLHTIDKNEELKEMQRRYFDRSPYGQQIIQHTGLALEIIPGLDDTFDLVFIDAEKEEYADYLEAILPRTRSGSLILLDNVLWSGKVLDDPANDRVTESLKKLNAALPRDPRLQVVMLPIRDGLTGCMVR; from the coding sequence ACTCGAAGCCTATATTGCCGCCTCCAGCGAACCGGAACCGGAACTCCTGGCGGAACTCACCCGCGAGACCCACCTGAAGGTCCTGCGGCCCCGGATGATAACCGGCCACCACCAGGGCCGGGTCCTCAGCTTATTCTCCCGGCTGATGCGCCCACAGCGGATCCTGGAAATTGGCACCTACACGGGGTATTCCGCCCTGTGCCTGGCCGAAGGCCTCCCCAAAGGCGGGCAATTGCATACCATCGACAAAAATGAGGAATTAAAGGAAATGCAGCGGCGGTATTTCGACCGGAGCCCGTACGGCCAGCAGATCATCCAGCATACCGGCCTGGCCCTGGAGATCATACCCGGTCTGGATGACACCTTTGACCTGGTTTTTATCGACGCGGAAAAGGAGGAGTACGCAGACTACCTCGAGGCTATTTTGCCCAGGACGCGGAGCGGCAGCCTGATCCTGCTGGACAATGTCCTCTGGTCCGGGAAGGTACTGGACGACCCTGCCAACGACAGGGTCACCGAATCCCTGAAAAAATTGAATGCCGCCCTGCCCCGCGACCCTCGCCTGCAGGTGGTCATGCTCCCGATACGGGACGGCCTGACGGGATGTATGGTGCGGTAA